Below is a genomic region from Papilio machaon chromosome 19, ilPapMach1.1, whole genome shotgun sequence.
TGAAGTGCAAAGCTTCGTTACCATTTCACCAATGAAGTAACACTTActgtgtataattttttttttataataaaaagatggTAAATGTGCAAGTGATTACTTGGTTACCAATATTttcgtgtattttttttattggtagttatttttttttgttgacattgttttatattttttttttcaaaaaaagtgttaagtttttaattttaagtacatATACCTTTTTGGAGCAGCTTTGgaattgtttttctattttatgtttcgttatttattattaaattatatgattattattttgttaatctcttgtataattttattgtattatttcgaGTCGCCGTAAAGTTTGAATAGATTTATACGACAAATAttcgcttttttatttatatcagtttaaattacgtatccaaaataaaaacttatacgaaacatttaattcataaagtGTGCTAAATGTttccatctaaaaatttttcttcatttcggtagatttttttttcatttttcatttatatacaaatgtgTGTTGAATGGtttataagtatattaaataagtaaataataaaataatatgtaatttaattatcgtCCGACAAACATATCTGATGAGGGGCGCTACTGTCGCGGTTAGTACTTTCAGAAAATGTGTAAAacctatataaaattacatgacATGACAGCTACGGGATGACAAAAGACAATTGACAATAACAGGAGGGTTAATTTGACTTTTGCCCAGTATGTCAAATATCCTTGTCGGTCTATACAGTACCACAAAATtcttatgacattttttttacaggagGGCGCTACTgagctattttaatttaatagtcaAATATCCTTGTCGGTGTACGACAAGAATCTTGTGACACTTTTGTGTGagctaatataatttagtgCCAGTTATGACCATCTGTCAGataaataacttcaaactttggtggtttttactaatatactgttcgtaagaaacatGATTCTTACCAAGATTAGGATGTTTGAGGTCCCGATATTTCGACACAGTTGCAttcgccatgttcacgggttgactggtgtaaaaaacacataaaaacaGTATATCTGTCAGATAGGTTTGTCGGTCTataaatgatgtttttttttctattatctgACGTATAAATGATATGCCAAATATAGAGCCAATGGTCAATGCTAGTTAGCTTATTTTACCATAAAAATGcttgtacaaataaaatataagatttcTATCAATATTATGGccgttttgatttttttttcccaCCTCATGTGTGCTAGGAGTGTCGATCTAAAATCtagataaaattgtaataaagccTAAACTGTATGTAGtgagaaatgaaaatattgttgccatgtttttaataaattaatttgaaaataattaattgttttaattcatacCTTTTTAAGACATCTTGTATACCCTAAGTGCTTGTTTCACAATGTCCATAGAAAATTCTAGATAGTTatctaacaaataaattacacaGCTTATTTGGAGATTGTGAAAAGACTTTGACAAATTAAGTTCCAAGTAGCGTATTCAGAACTTATGTACTTGAATGTTGTGGAACAGACCCTTTTTCCACTGGTGGCATTTAACGCTTTgccatataatttttttaaataaaccgaGACAAAATGACGCAATACAAGTATTACGgcagtaaaatttattattaactattatttttaatcttcgACGAATTGcaattaaagaaatatcaaaaacaaatttgataaaaaaataattttacggattttaatcgaaaaatttgtaaaaaattattttaatttactaacaaaatcattatttttacaattttcaatgAAGACAGCTGTAACAATGTTTCTATttctacaatttaatatattatttttattttttgcaacgTGTTTTGCACAAAATGGCTGCCCGGCTAATTCTAATATCAAACCATTGCGAGCCCACGAAACAGATTGCACGAAATTCTACCAATGCAGTAACGGACATGACTTCGAAATGACCTGCGGACCTGGCACTGTATTCGATGAGAATTTACAGGTATTTTAGTATAACGTCTAGAATGATCACCGCGGTTAAAccgagaataaaaaaaaccttgacTCTAGGACCTAAGTATGATGGTTTTTATGTATATCAAATTCTATTTGTGACCTGTAACCGAAACAACTGAGCCGAGTTTTCTGAGTGAGGTGTTAACTATTCAGATCGTATGCTCCATAATCTGTCggacatattattttagttatatcCTTTCTTTGAGGATGTATAAGGGGGCGTACATAAAATGAGATGTTTAAGGGGGGGAGGGGGTCGAGTCAAATCTTACCTAATCTTACGTTGGAGGGAGGGGGGTCTCTGGAATTTCAAAAAaacacctcacgtaatttatgaACGCCCCCTtagcattatttattacagaccaaattaattatataaataattaaaacataattgttaaaatCTTAGGTTTGCAACTGGCCCTCCGCGGTGGATTGCAAAAAGAAATCAAGTCCAAAGCAGCCAGCGAAATCTCAACCTCCGAAGAAGGTTTCTAAACCACCTTCAAAAGCGCCACCTGCTAAAGGTGCTAAAAAACCAGCCGCTCCAAAAGCTGCTGCGAAAAAACCGGCTAAAgcctaaaaattattacaaaatataacaacactgaatgaaacaaatatattcaatGGTTCTTTTATATTCACAATTTCCGTATTTGTAAGTTAATAGCATGTATGAATTGATAACATCAGCACGGCACGTTGTTAACTCGTGCTCGTGGACTTCCCGCGCGATTCTCTTTTTCTcatctatattttttcttaactaaATAGGCAAAGGTCTTAGTGGCCAGTATGCCACCTCTTTGGCAGAACGCAAATTCCTTGTCTACCAAAGAGATGggatacataattatttacacaacAAAGCAACCTTaacgttattaaatattttatctttcaaaCAATGTAATCTTCGGTCTTTCTTCTATATCTAAGAGTACAGATGATACCCAAAAGGGTCCACGGTTGACCCCCGGGGGTGAACGATGACGGTAATAAGGTTTAGGTTAAGAGATTGAAGAGGGAAAGTAGTCAGAAAATTTTTAGAAGGTTTGGAATTTTTAATAGaagttacataataaataccaCACGTGATTATTTCAGTGGTAATGCTAAGTAAACTCAAATAAGGTAACGATTGATTCTGTTAGTGTTTTTGTATGCATCTTATCAGATGTAAATGTGTTTGTGCATAATCATTGAATGAATCAGAAACTATTGGAAATGTCCGTCATTGTGATATTGCAAGAGTTCGGTACGGGTACGCTTTTAAAGAATCATCATCATATCGCAGGCGTCATATTTATATAGGcctttaaattgtatattactTCATCAAgtaccaaaataaaaaacagtgtTGATGTTTCTATGAAATTCTGAAAGGTCAAGCACGAACTTTTGTGGCAATCGTCATTGTATCGCATCGATAACATTTGGTATTGAAAATTTTGCAGCGCCTCTACCGGACgtaaaatacaccaaaaatctcatattaatcttacttcttactaatctatatctatatctatatatataaaagaaagtcgtgttagttacactatttataactcaagaacggctgaatcgatttgactgaaaattggtgggcaggtagcttaggaccaggaaaaggacataggataatttttactccattttttttttttttattccgcgcggacggagtcgcgggtaaaagctagttattaatattataaatgcgaaagtttagatttatggatgtttgtttaaaggtatctccggaacgactcaacggatcttgatgaaatttggcacagatgtagaacataatctggaaagacacataggctataacttataacgtttttttaattccgcgccgaTGGAGTAGCGGACGACAGCTTTTAACATAATCGACGATGACGATTCAAAGGCAATTAtcaaaaactagcttttacccgtgactccgtccgcgcggaataaaaaatagaaaactgggtaaaaattatcctatgtccgtttcctggttctaagctacctgcccaccaattttcagtcaaatcgattcagccgttcttgagttataaatagtgtaactaacacgactttcttttatatatatagactagcttttacccgcgattctgtccgcgcggaataaaaaatagaaaacggggtaaaaattatcctatgtccgtttcctggttctaagctacctgcccacaaattttcagtcaaatcgattcagccgttcttgagttataaatagtgtaactaacacgacttcatttttatatatagactagcttttacccgcgactccgtccgcgcggaataaaaaatagaaaacggggtaaaaattatcctatgtccgtttcctggttctaagctacctgcccaccaattttcagtcaaatcgattcagccgttcttgagttataaatagtgtaactaacacgactttcttttttatatatagactagcttttacccgcgactccgtccgcgcggaataaaaaatagaaaacggggtaaaaattatcctatgtccgtttcctggttctaagctaccccgcccaccaattttcagtcaaatcgattcagccgttcttgagttataaatagtgtaactaacacgactttcttttatatatatagatattcaTGCTGGTATAGGTTACGTTATTGTTATACATAAAGCAAAAACTATGTACttctttttaaggaaattgacAAAGTCTTTTAAATAGCTTAAAGCATGTTGTAAGTACAGggcttttttttacaaatagaaatattcaaaaatattccgTGATTGCTTCGATCCTGCGTAATATGTGTGTGTTTGCTTTATTATATTGGTGTagattacttataaaattaaatctttacgAAAAACCGCAcctgaatataaaaaaaatgattcgGCTATAAACTATGAATCACGGTATATTGaagtctttaaaaaattatgtatcaGCCATAAATAGTGTTTAGATAAGCCTCTATGATTTCGTGCAATATCtcagtctttttttttttttttttataagagaagggggcaaatgAGCAGCAGGAACACCAAGTTGTTCATCGAcgtccatggacatctgcaataccagaggaatcgcagatgcgttgccggcctttgagaaggtgatacgctcgcttcttgaaggacgctacgtcgtagcggtttggaaataccgccgaggacagaccattccacaaacataactttttaaatacctaACGCTGAAATTacaacattgtaaaattacaaCGATTTTTTCTACGATGACCCATACTACAGTTACCTATATTACttcgaatattatttttggttctttttttttaaaataaatttattagtattttttttaaagtagcgGCATTTGACTGGCAACTTGACGACAATGTAAACacccatttttaattaaaaaatgattttttaaaatccataTGTATTTATCACGGGACGAGATCTAATACTATATAGATATAAGGCgataaaatcttataattgCCGATatcttaaagatttttatcaaaaacatcGATTTTAAGTGTTACTTGTCAAAATTTTCGACAGGAACTAGTTAAATGTCGTGTTCAAACAATTAGCTTTGACATGTATgacaatttaaaagataaacgcttactgtgggtttccactgttaGAAAGATATATCAAATAGCCCCTTTGTTctctttgtaaaaacaaagaGAACAAAGGGGCAATAGCATAAGCATGATTACATATAACTATCTTCAATTTGGAGAGatgagaataaaaaaaaagtttttatatgaatattgataactagcttttacccgcgacttcgtccgcgcggaataaaaaaaatgcgcacaagataaaaaaaatcccatgtccgtctcctagttctaagctgaGGTAGctcccatcaattttcagctaaatcagttcgactgatcttgagttataaaaagtgtaactaacacgactttctttcatatatatagatgatagTGGAAACGTAGTCGTAGTAGTAAAAACACTAGCATTTATCGTAGGTTTTTGAGACGAAAattcttgtataaaatatattgttatctctgttcagtcaaagataatgagagggatgacgatatgttttatacagggtatttggtctcagaaaccattTATTGGGTTTGTAAGATATATAATTTCTTCATCCTTACATCCTATAGATTTATAACAAGTAAGCATAAAAGTGAGACGAAAAGAAACCTCCGGAGGCTTTTCGTTGGGGTAAATTTCCTCAGtgtattacaaatacaaaatgacattATGAAAATCGAGTCTCGTAGCTATTTATCTATGTCTTGACcctttaaaatctttttaagaattcctttttaaatataatttttttgaagacATGTAATTGTCACTTAAGTATTCGATAAGGTATGAAATAATCAATgtaacttcaattttattacttaaaagaaTGATATCATTTTACCAAAgattc
It encodes:
- the LOC123722110 gene encoding peritrophin-1-like: MFLFLQFNILFLFFATCFAQNGCPANSNIKPLRAHETDCTKFYQCSNGHDFEMTCGPGTVFDENLQVCNWPSAVDCKKKSSPKQPAKSQPPKKVSKPPSKAPPAKGAKKPAAPKAAAKKPAKA